A genomic window from Nicotiana sylvestris chromosome 11, ASM39365v2, whole genome shotgun sequence includes:
- the LOC138881154 gene encoding uncharacterized protein, protein MASSSWPAGFGENDVMRPLSGEEENPPQSSAPKHKKERKRKEASSSTNQDEQKPKKRRTRKGDVIPLSMDSVFALRDEPKEGEQEEEKEDDSGLVAHTRASTGARKASEPMGTDIDRSKLDEVEEDASAQVSVLKGVLPQGKEAVEEVVGAELEALRDEENAPSDPLAPIEIIDSPSPPSFSEGMIQEARAMKASSIKGAHEGEDLFYGCFTGIEDIPGSSYLETSRKDSGGAPSLFNEAQQALNWALVLYQEAFSKSRAELSWYETNIQRLTEEKNAFELLSGRKEEEIKSLRDELAVAQKEQNELTEQVVEHAKCQSRRETLEEIHARGFNLVVEIENAKELGAKAKALLFSDDDDPMARM, encoded by the exons ATGGCTTCTTCATCGTGGCCGGCCG GCTTTGGAGAAAATGATGTCATGAGGCCCCTATCCGGGGAGGAAGAAAACCCTCCCCAATCGTCTGCTCCGAAACATAAGAAAGAGCGGAAAAGGAAAGAGGCTTCGAGCTCTACGAACCAGGATGAGCAAAAGCCTAAAAAGAGGCGAACCCGCAAGGGGGATGTTATCCCTTTGTCGATGGATTCAGTCTTCGCGCTACGAGATGAGCCCAAAGAGGgtgaacaagaagaagaaaaagaagatgattCAGGGCTAGTAGCCCATACTCGAGCTAGCACCGGGGCTAGGAAGGCTTCGGAGCCAATGGGCACCGATATTGACCGGTCTAAGCTCGATGAGGTCGAAGAGGATGCTTCGGCCCAGGTCTCCGTGCTGAAAGGCGTTTTGCCTCAAGGCAAAGAGGCCGTTGAAGAGGTAGTGGGTGCCGAGCTTGAGGCTCTTCGAGATGAAGAGAACGCCCCAAGTGACCCACTTGCGCCAATTGAAATTATAGATTCCCCGTCGCCTCCTTCGTTTTCCGAGGGGATGATTCAAGAGGCTCGGGCCATGAAGGCTTCTTCCATAAAAGGAGCCCATGAAGGGGAGGACCTTTTTTATGGATGCTTTACTGGGATCGAGGACATCCCTGGCTCGAGCTACTTGGAGACATCGAGGAAAGATTCAGGCGGAGCACCGAGTCTCTTCAATGAGGCACAACAGGCTCTGAATTGG GCCTTGGTGCTTTATCAGGAGGCTTTCTCCAAATCTCGGGCAGAACTAAGTTGGTATGAGACCAATATTCAAAGGCTTACCGAGGAGAAGAATGCCTTTGAACTTCTTAGTGGGCGAAAAGAAGAGGAAATCAAAAGCCTCAGAGATGAACTGGCAGTGGCTCAGAAAGAACAAAACGAACTGACAGAGCAG GTTGTCGAGCATGCCAAGTGCCAATCTCGAAGAGAGACTCTTGAGGAGATTCATGCTCGTGGCTTTAACCTTGTTGTCGAGATCGAGAATGCGAAAGAGCTTGGGGCTAAAGCCAAAGCATTGCTcttttctgatgatgatgatccaaTGGCGAGGATGTAG
- the LOC138881155 gene encoding uncharacterized protein, which yields MPEIPKYNGTTDPNEHVTSYTCTIKGNDLEDDDIESVLLKKFGETLSKGAMIWYHSLPPNSIDSFAMLADSFVKAHAGAIKVATRKSDLFKVRQKDNEMPRKFVSRFQIERMDLPPVTDDWAVQAFTQGLNTRSSVVSQWLKQNLIEYPVITWADVHNQYQLKIRVENDQLGTPIGSIYPNRPMDRVKRDVDREP from the coding sequence ATGCCAGAAATACCCAAATATAATGGGACCACCGACCCTAATGAGCACGTCACTTCTTACACATGCACAATAAAGgggaatgacttagaagatgatgataTTGAATCTGTTCtattgaagaaatttggagaaactttatcgaagggtgccatgatatggtatcatagcTTACCACCCAactctattgattcgtttgctatgctCGCAGATTCTTTTGTGAAAGCCCATGCCGGAGCCATTAAAGTTGCAACAAGGAAATCAGACCTCTTCAAGGTAAGACAGAAGGATAACGAGATGCCCAGGAAATTCGTATCTCGGTTCCAAATAGAGAGAATGGATTTGCCTCCAGTCACCGACGACTGGGCTGTTCAAGCTTTTACACAAGGTCTTAACACTCGGAGCTCTGTAGTTTCACAATGgttgaagcaaaatttgatcgaatatccagtTATCACTTGGGCTGATGTACACAATCAGTATCAGTTAAAGATTAGGGTCGAAAATGATCAACTGGGAACTCCAATTGGTTCGATTTATCCCAACAGGCCCATGGACAGAGTTAAAAGGGACGTCGATCGGGAACCATGA